From Alloacidobacterium dinghuense:
ATCTCAGATTTATGCCTTGCAGCAAACGTTCGGCCGGCGGCGAGAGACTCGGCGGTAAGCACGAGCACAATTCCGATGGCGCCCATGAAGATATCCGCCACCTGGTCTTCACCGACTCTGGGCAGGCTCAGCGAGGGCATTCCAGCTTGAATCGTACCGACAACATCCACGTCATGCTGTTTCAGGCCGAACCAGGAGACAGATAAAACACCGAGCACCAGCACCACTAAAGCCGACGGCACGCGGGGAGCAAATGCGCCGAGGAGGAACATAACGGCAATCGCAATTGCTCCGATTGCACACACCCATAGATTCGCCTCTTTGAATGAGGTGATCACATGCCACACTAAATGGAAGAAATTTCCCTGTCCTGCAGAAATGCCAGTGAGCTTATGGGCCTGCTTCACCATGATGGTGAGCGCGAGTCCGAAGACAAAGCCCTTAAGAACTGGCTTGGAAATGAACTCCGACACAACTCCCAGCTTGAGCAGACCGCCTACGAGAAAGATGATGCCCGCTGCAGTCGCGGCGCCCGAAGCGAGCACAACGTATCGCGTCGAATCACCAACGGCAATCGGAGCCACGAGAGCGGCCAGCATGGCTGCCGATGACGATGTAGACGTAACCGCAAGTTGGCGCGACGTTCCAAGGAGCGCGTAGACAAACATTCCCGCCATCGCGGCGTATAGGCCCATCTGCGGCGGGACTCCGGCAATGCCCGCATAAGCCATTCCCTCCGGGACCAGTAATCCTGCAAGCGCAATGCCTGCGATTACGTCCGCACGTATAGTTTTCGGTGTACTGTCAGGCAGCCAATCGACGATGGGAAAGAATCGGGATATGGCGCGCCGAGACATTCATTTCTCTCCTCAGAAGCACCCTGCTGAGCCGAAGTGATCCAGCAGATTCAGCCGCGAGACATGAACATTCTGTATGAGCGGTGTCAATAAATTTCGGGAATGAAGTGCGCCTTCTTCAGCGGGGCCTGATCGTCATATCGTTTGCGGTTGTCTCTCGGTGGCAGCTTCACTTTTTCCCGCGGAACCTTTCCATAGGGAATCTTGCTCAGGAAATGCGAGATACAGTTGAGCCGTGCCTTCTTCTTATCGTCGGAATGAACGACGAACCAGGGAGAATGCTTGCTGTCGGTTGCCTTGAGCATGGCGTCACGCGCCATTGAATAGTCATACCAGCGGCCGAACGACCCGAGATCCATCGGGCTCAGCTTCCATTGCCGCAGCGGGTCATTGATCCTTGCTTTGAATCGCCTTTCCTGCTCATCAGGACCGACTTCCAGCCAGTACTTGATGAGAATGATTCCAGCATCCACGATGTACTTCTCTACCTGGGGGCATTGCTCGAGAAAAATACGATGTTGCTCGTTGGTACAGAAGCCCATTACAAACTCAACGCCGGCTCGGTTGTACCAGCTGCGATCGAAGATTACGATCTCGCCGCCAGCCGGAAAACGATCGATATAGCGCTGCATGAACATCTGGGTCTTTTCGCGGTCAGATGGAGCTGGCAGCGCCATGACCCTGAATACACGGGGACTTACCCGCTCGGTCATTGCGCGGATCGTTCCTCCCTTGCCTGCGGCGTCCCGGCCTTCAAAGACGACAATCACCCGAATCCCCTTGTATTTGACCCACTCCTGAAGCTTGCAAAGTTCCGCCTGGAGGCGTCGAAGTTCTTTCATGTACTGCTTATTGCTCAACTTGTTTTCGTCTTTGCCGTTGTCCTTGTCGGCCATGAATCATCACCCCTTTTCTGCCCTGTCGAATCGCTCTCGCGATGTCCGTGTGCGAATGCAGTTACAGCCATTAAATGAGTAGGTTATGTCCAGGGTTTAGCTGTGCATACTGTCAGAAAAGACAGTAAGGGTCCAGTACCAGATGGTTGATACGCTCGCCGTGCGTTTGCAACTGTCTTGATTGTGACCACGGTGAATCACTTATCCCCGGATGTGGCGGCGCACTTCGTTTGAGAGTCGCCATTGCGTGCGATTTCACCTAGATTCACCCGAAATCCGGTCTGTTTGTAGTCTGGTTTGATATATTGCTCGGGAATCGCGATCGTGTTCCCATCCCTCAACGAAGAGAAGTGTGGAGAACAAATCTCAACACCGGCGTCATTGAACTTGTCCTGAATGTTCCGATGGAGATCCGAATATATGTTCAGCACTTCGCGAGGAGTATCCGTGTAGGCATTTAGCTCGTAAGTCACATAGAAATCATCCAGCGATCTCTGCAATACGAATGGAGCCGGTTGCCGCAATACGTGCTCGGTGGCGAGTGCTGCGCCGACGAGTAGTTGATGAACGGTCCGCCAGGGCGCATCGAAACCAATGCTGACGGCGGTGTAAAAGATAACCCCAGCCCTCTTCGCCTCGGTGCTATAGTTCTTCACCGAGCCATTCATAACGGCAGAGTTGGGAATCGTAATGACCTCCGCTTTCGGAGTGAGAAGGCGGGTCACGAGCAGAGTCTTTTCGATGACTTCTCCCATCGTGTCGCCGATCTGAACCCAATCCCCTACCAGGAAAGATCGCATATAGGTCAGGATCACCCCGGCGATCGCACTGGCTACAGCCGACGAAGAACCCAATGACAACAGCACACCGACAAAGATAGAGATGCCCCGGAATGCAGGACTTCTGGCTCCGGGAAGATACGGAAAGGCCACGATCAACGCGAGAACGAGAAGGAGCAGCCGTATCAGCTTCTCCGTCGGTTCAGCCCAATCCGGATAGAATCCGGGAATCTTCAGTTCACCTCTGCGAATCTGCCGAAAAATCAGCCGTACCAAACGAAGGGCATAGTTGGTTATGATTGCAATCACAGCGACGACCAACAGCTTCGGTAGATAGTCCACGACTGACCGGCCCAGCATTTCCAATTGCGAAAACACCCAACGGGTCACCGTGAGTGATATTTCACGAGTCGAGGAGAAAAAGCCCAGGACAATTGTCAAAGTGGCTTCACAAAGACCAAGGATGAGTAACCATCGCAGGAAGGTTCCGATAGCCAACATCGTCGGGCCGATGTAGGCGAAAGAGAGATGCCAACCGGACTTCTCTAAGACTTTTGCGCTTCTGCGAATGTGCTCTTCAATTCGAACCCGCAAGAACCACCGGCACCGCCGGACAAGCCAGAGGGACAGGACGAGAAAAAGCACGGCCAAGGCAGTTTTGAAGATTGCACGCAGTATCATCCTCCAACTGTGTTCCTGCCGGTAAGTCTGGATGGTTTGACGGATGCTCGCTGCATCCTCCAAGGCGAGTATTTGACGACTCTTGCCGGCCGCTCTGGCATCTGCGTCTGTGACGGCCATAATCACGACGTTGTCTGCCGAAATTTCGGTCCAGACATCACGCGGTTGAATCAGTACGGATTCTGGTGGAATGCTGGTTTCCCTGGCGAGAGTGATGATACGTGCTTCAATTCCTTGCGCGCGGGCCTCAGGAGTAAGATGGGCAATCCGCTCGTAAACCGTCAACACCGGACGGCCATCGATCACCACTTCGCCGGTCTTGGCGACTTCTTCCTCGATAATATCCTGTTCACTTGCAACTTGATTATTCGTTGGGGTGGTCAACTGCTGTTGGGCCATTGCCGACAAAGGACTGGCCGCCGGCAGTTGGCAAATGATGAGTCCGACGCAAACATTGATAATCAGTCTCTTCATCGCGCGACTCTAGGGTAACGCTTTCGATCTCACCCAACGGTTGAGTGCTGAGAGCGGCAAGTTATCTCTGAGGGAGGTACTCACAAAGCAACAAGGCCTTCACGACTCTAGTTCGACAAATTGAGGGCACAGAGTGCCAGACGCAGCCAAGGGTATGCCTCTGCGGCCCAGTAGCAAACTGGTAGAAGTAACAGTCTGCGCCGTCATTCTCTATTGACAACTGGCAGTTGCAGGCCGTGTGGTCACATACTGGCTGGCCGTCCGAACGGGCTGCTCACGTAGAAGCAAGCACATCATTGCCAGCGCGCGCCCAGAGAACGACCATCGATCGAGGTCTCGCCTGATACGTTTGTTCAGCAACGAAGGGTGATTCTTGCCACGGCACAATGTCCTGCGGTGTGGGTAGAGAAGTGTCAATCCATCGTCGCCATGGGCCTTCCTGCCCATTGGCTACATCCGGTAATTCAAAATCAAGAGCCTCCCAATATGCATTGAAGATGAAGTATGCAAGGGCGTTTTCCTGCGGCAGCTCAGCGCTGAACGCAATACTGTGCGAATGGCTGCTCCAGTCCGGCTGGTCAAGCTTAACTCCATGCCAGCCTTTCGCGCTCTTTGCGATCAGCTCAGTCAACGTCATCCGTTGCCGCAGTCCGCTTGCATCTCGCCGCAGCCTTCTAGCGATAAGCAACTTCACGAATCGATGTATATCTTCGTGCTTCTTAAGCAGAGACCAATCGAACCAGTTGCCCTGGGCGTCATGGCAGTAGGCATTGTTGTTGCCAAGCTGCGTTCGCCGGACTTCATCGCCCATCGTGAACATGGGCAGACCCAAAGAGAGCAGTGTCACCGTCATAAAGTTTTTCACTTGACGGTTTCGGAGATCCTCGATCGCGGGATCATCCGTTTGCCCCTCAACTCCGCAGTTCCAGCTTCGATTGTCGTCTCCGCCGTCCCGGTTATTCTCACCATTCGATTCGTTGTGCTTCTGGTTGTAAGAAACCAGGTCGTTGAGCGTAAATCCATCATGACAGGTCACGAAGTTCACGCTCTGTTCCGCTTCGCGCTCCTCGTGGCAAAATATCTCGTGGCTGCCGAGCAGACGGTCGGCAAAATGTTGCAAGGCGCCTTCGTCGCCGCGGAAGAAACTACGTGCGTCATCGCGAAAGCGCCCGTTCCATTCGCGCCAACTGTCTCCAACAAAACTGCCGACCTGATAAAGCCCACCCGCGTCCCAGGCTTCGGCAATCATCTTTGTTCCTGCGAGTACCGGATCGGACTCAATATCCCAGAGAACGGGCGGGTTAGCCATGACATGGCCGCTCGAATCGCGAGCAAGAATCGAAGCGAGATCGAAGCGAAAACCGTCCACATGCATCTCTTGCACCCAATACCGGAGGCTGTCGACGATCAGCCGTCGCACGATCGGATGATTGGCGTTGAGCGTGTTTCCGGTGCCGCTGAAGTTCGCGTACCGTGACCGTTCCCCCTCCAGAACGTAGTAAGCGTTGTTATCAAATCCGCGAAAGCAGAATGTCGGCCCCGATTGATCGCCTTCCGCTGTGTGATTGAAGACGACATCCAGGATGACCTCGATCCCTGCTTTGTGTAGCGCCTTGACCATGTCGCGAAATTCACTCACCGGAGTCACGGAGTCCCGGCTGGAGCTGTATGCCTGGTGCGGTGCGAAGAAGGAGACTGGTGCATAGCCCCAATAATTGACGCGTCCAGGAGGACAATCCTGGGCGTCGAACTGAAATACAGGAAGCAGTTCAACAGCTGAAACACCGAGGTCCTGGAGATACGGAATCTTCTCGATGAGCCCACGATAGGTACCTCGCCTATCCTCCTCGACTCCTGAGCTCGGATGCTGCGTAAAACCCTTCACATGCATTTCGTAGATGATCGTCTGCGAAGGCGGACGCATGAGCGGTGTGTCGCCCTCCCAGTCATAGAGGCTGGTATCCACCACAACGCTCTTCATCGCGGTTGCGGCGTTGCTCTGTGCTTCATCGCGAGAGTAGTTCCTCGGAACAACAACTGCGCGACCATATGGATCGAGCAGAATTTTGGAATCATCAAAGCGCAATCCCGCCGATGGTTCGAATGGTCCTTGCACTCGATACCCATAGATCTGCCCCGCCTGAATACCGGGGACAAAAACATGCCAGTAGTGATAGGTTCGGTTGATGAATGGGTCGAGAGAAATCACACGTGCAGGGCGAGCATCGTCCTCCCTATCGAAAAGTAGCAAATCCATGTCTGAAGCATTGCGTGAGTAAACGCTGAAGTTCACACCGATTCCTGCCGGTGTCGCGCCCAACGGAGAGCTTCGACCGCGTGATCGCGGACGCTTCATTGAATGCCTAGATCAGTAAGTTGTTTCGGATTCACTTCATCGACAGCCACCAGATTATGGCAAGTGGCGCAGTCATTATCGATACTCTTTCCATCCTTGGTATTGTGGCTTCCATCGTGACAGCGGAAACAGCCAGGATAGTCATTATGTCCGATGTTATTCGGATGCGTGCCCCAGGTAACCTTCATGAAAGGAAATACATTCTCACCATAAATCGCACTCAGGGTCTTCGCGGCGTCATCGATCTGAGAGCGCTGCTGACTCCATGCATTTGGATACTTACTGCGATAGAAGTCCTCCAGGCCAGCTGTGATCTTCGATTCTGCATCTGCTTGCGAAGCATACTCTGCTTTGATCAGAGCAAGACCCTCCTTGTGGAGGAAAGGCAAAGAAGTGCTGAGCCGTCCACGGGCCATCGCTGTATTCACTGCGTTCACTGGAGTATCAAACGAATGCGCGGCCCTGTTATGGCAGTCAATGCAATTCATCACACGCTTTTGGCCACCTTCGGGCGTCTTCGCGTCCGACGACACGTACTCGACTGCAGAGCCGTCTTCATTTATCTTGGCTACCCAGGGAATGGTCTGATTTGTGTTGTCCGTCGCAATGAATTCGATATGACCACGATGCGCGCCATGGATTCCACTCAATCGGCCAGACAGATCTCGCCCTCCAACATGGACCAGAACCAGAGAGTGTGTGACCGAGTTGCTTTCGTCGTCGCCATAGGATGTCTTCACCACAAGCTTGTCGCCGATGTACTTTCCAGGATTGTGACAGTGCAAACACGTTGCGTTAGCAGGGGGCACCTTACCCTCTGGCATGATGGGGCGAGGATAGCTGCCTAATACCAAATGCACAAGCTGCCGCGTTCCGTTTAGCTTTGCACTCACGTAGCCTGACAACCCCGAAGCGACGTGGCATTCCGTACAGGTTACATTCGCGTGGGACGATACGTGATAAGCGCTCCACTCGGGCGCCATAACGTGACAGGACTGGCCGCAGAATGACGGCTTGTCCATTTGGGCAACGCCACGAAAACTTGCGGTGCCTACAATCACAAAATTGATAAACGTAAGGAGAACGACAAAATGGAAGGAACGACGGATAACAGGATTGGCAAAGTCAACCTGGGGATAGGTAGATGGCAACTGGCCCATTGCCTTCAGCCGTCGTCTCCTCCACCACATACCAATTGGAATGAGGATTAGCCCGAGGATAAAGAGGGCAGGCAGGCAAAGGTCAAAAACAATACCAACATAAGGGTTTGCTGAGCCGCCGTGGCCAATAACGTCGACCACCCAGAAGCCGATCAGAGTCAGAGCTGACGCGGTCGTAAGTCCGACTCCAATCAAGCTGACTGGGTTGTGCGCAAAAAAGACCAGCGGCCTAAGCCGATTCGCTCTGAATCCTTCAGATTGAGTCATCGCTCAGCTTCTTTTAGGCTCTATTTCTTTTGCAATGTACGAATGTAAGCGACAACATCTTTTATTTGGTCGTCCGAAAGTTTGCTTGCGTACGCGGGCATCTTGCCTTTCCCATTTTTTGTGTCCGCGATTAGATCTGCATCCGAAGCACTCACAATATCCGGCGCACTGAAGGACACTACCTTCATCGATTTGCCCGCTGGAGTATTTCCAGCACCGTCAGCTCCATGGCAACTTTGGCATTTGGCTTTATAAGTATCCGCACCAGATTTCTGAGCAAAGCTTAAAGTGCTTACAGCAAGCAGGCTTGCCACGCAGACGCGAGTAACGTATTTCAGCATAGTCATTCGTTCCTCCAAGTTAACGGTTGATAATCATAGCGCAGGCTAAGACATCCTAAAAGGCATAGTTGAC
This genomic window contains:
- a CDS encoding c-type cytochrome, with the translated sequence MTMLKYVTRVCVASLLAVSTLSFAQKSGADTYKAKCQSCHGADGAGNTPAGKSMKVVSFSAPDIVSASDADLIADTKNGKGKMPAYASKLSDDQIKDVVAYIRTLQKK
- a CDS encoding mechanosensitive ion channel family protein translates to MKRLIINVCVGLIICQLPAASPLSAMAQQQLTTPTNNQVASEQDIIEEEVAKTGEVVIDGRPVLTVYERIAHLTPEARAQGIEARIITLARETSIPPESVLIQPRDVWTEISADNVVIMAVTDADARAAGKSRQILALEDAASIRQTIQTYRQEHSWRMILRAIFKTALAVLFLVLSLWLVRRCRWFLRVRIEEHIRRSAKVLEKSGWHLSFAYIGPTMLAIGTFLRWLLILGLCEATLTIVLGFFSSTREISLTVTRWVFSQLEMLGRSVVDYLPKLLVVAVIAIITNYALRLVRLIFRQIRRGELKIPGFYPDWAEPTEKLIRLLLLVLALIVAFPYLPGARSPAFRGISIFVGVLLSLGSSSAVASAIAGVILTYMRSFLVGDWVQIGDTMGEVIEKTLLVTRLLTPKAEVITIPNSAVMNGSVKNYSTEAKRAGVIFYTAVSIGFDAPWRTVHQLLVGAALATEHVLRQPAPFVLQRSLDDFYVTYELNAYTDTPREVLNIYSDLHRNIQDKFNDAGVEICSPHFSSLRDGNTIAIPEQYIKPDYKQTGFRVNLGEIARNGDSQTKCAATSGDK
- the glgX gene encoding glycogen debranching protein GlgX, with translation MKRPRSRGRSSPLGATPAGIGVNFSVYSRNASDMDLLLFDREDDARPARVISLDPFINRTYHYWHVFVPGIQAGQIYGYRVQGPFEPSAGLRFDDSKILLDPYGRAVVVPRNYSRDEAQSNAATAMKSVVVDTSLYDWEGDTPLMRPPSQTIIYEMHVKGFTQHPSSGVEEDRRGTYRGLIEKIPYLQDLGVSAVELLPVFQFDAQDCPPGRVNYWGYAPVSFFAPHQAYSSSRDSVTPVSEFRDMVKALHKAGIEVILDVVFNHTAEGDQSGPTFCFRGFDNNAYYVLEGERSRYANFSGTGNTLNANHPIVRRLIVDSLRYWVQEMHVDGFRFDLASILARDSSGHVMANPPVLWDIESDPVLAGTKMIAEAWDAGGLYQVGSFVGDSWREWNGRFRDDARSFFRGDEGALQHFADRLLGSHEIFCHEEREAEQSVNFVTCHDGFTLNDLVSYNQKHNESNGENNRDGGDDNRSWNCGVEGQTDDPAIEDLRNRQVKNFMTVTLLSLGLPMFTMGDEVRRTQLGNNNAYCHDAQGNWFDWSLLKKHEDIHRFVKLLIARRLRRDASGLRQRMTLTELIAKSAKGWHGVKLDQPDWSSHSHSIAFSAELPQENALAYFIFNAYWEALDFELPDVANGQEGPWRRWIDTSLPTPQDIVPWQESPFVAEQTYQARPRSMVVLWARAGNDVLAST
- the ppk2 gene encoding polyphosphate kinase 2, with the translated sequence MADKDNGKDENKLSNKQYMKELRRLQAELCKLQEWVKYKGIRVIVVFEGRDAAGKGGTIRAMTERVSPRVFRVMALPAPSDREKTQMFMQRYIDRFPAGGEIVIFDRSWYNRAGVEFVMGFCTNEQHRIFLEQCPQVEKYIVDAGIILIKYWLEVGPDEQERRFKARINDPLRQWKLSPMDLGSFGRWYDYSMARDAMLKATDSKHSPWFVVHSDDKKKARLNCISHFLSKIPYGKVPREKVKLPPRDNRKRYDDQAPLKKAHFIPEIY
- a CDS encoding SulP family inorganic anion transporter, with amino-acid sequence MSRRAISRFFPIVDWLPDSTPKTIRADVIAGIALAGLLVPEGMAYAGIAGVPPQMGLYAAMAGMFVYALLGTSRQLAVTSTSSSAAMLAALVAPIAVGDSTRYVVLASGAATAAGIIFLVGGLLKLGVVSEFISKPVLKGFVFGLALTIMVKQAHKLTGISAGQGNFFHLVWHVITSFKEANLWVCAIGAIAIAVMFLLGAFAPRVPSALVVLVLGVLSVSWFGLKQHDVDVVGTIQAGMPSLSLPRVGEDQVADIFMGAIGIVLVLTAESLAAGRTFAARHKSEINPNQELCAIGGANIASGLFGGIIVGGGMSGTAANDSGGACTQLSTITSSIFVGLTLAYLLPLISNLPEAVLGAIVVHAVAHLADVGTLKYYVKLRSGSIWGELVALFGVLQMGILKGLIFAVALTLVAVMRRLSAPQDSVLGRLGSSGNFVDVGRHPEAEQIPHLLIFRPNGMLFFANANRIRSHLREFTRQSDRSLHAVLINLEASPEIDVTSLEMLEQLRSELEGSGVALYFARVADRVRDFFDRSGFTERVGSNRIFPGVDSAVDAFLKDGARTEKLDQTHA
- a CDS encoding NapC/NirT family cytochrome c, which codes for MTQSEGFRANRLRPLVFFAHNPVSLIGVGLTTASALTLIGFWVVDVIGHGGSANPYVGIVFDLCLPALFILGLILIPIGMWWRRRRLKAMGQLPSTYPQVDFANPVIRRSFHFVVLLTFINFVIVGTASFRGVAQMDKPSFCGQSCHVMAPEWSAYHVSSHANVTCTECHVASGLSGYVSAKLNGTRQLVHLVLGSYPRPIMPEGKVPPANATCLHCHNPGKYIGDKLVVKTSYGDDESNSVTHSLVLVHVGGRDLSGRLSGIHGAHRGHIEFIATDNTNQTIPWVAKINEDGSAVEYVSSDAKTPEGGQKRVMNCIDCHNRAAHSFDTPVNAVNTAMARGRLSTSLPFLHKEGLALIKAEYASQADAESKITAGLEDFYRSKYPNAWSQQRSQIDDAAKTLSAIYGENVFPFMKVTWGTHPNNIGHNDYPGCFRCHDGSHNTKDGKSIDNDCATCHNLVAVDEVNPKQLTDLGIQ